The following coding sequences are from one Trypanosoma brucei gambiense DAL972 chromosome 2, complete sequence window:
- a CDS encoding ABC transporter, putative has protein sequence MHARINIRNAVFVPLGISICAAAVVIAARALLRERARPAVLLDCERKAYEILEMLTRATIKTDGHDSKQTECKDDASIAIFLNCNGVESIHVRTLVFNHNIMQLPSVFAVHCGLMKNSHPDHLLVCDIWNCLMALVNCSIRDILLDDGVALCILDDVKAEEVLALCMLLRGKYSIARYPPAAQADVVVQEFPEELYLGLITAYNRKRSLQSGITSFWKLMCSSCSIPQLVTLAATVLFSPEVILKCILGMHAFVHWRPIYAAEIGKSLNGDVSPKLSPFRFIIKQLMGLPATFVSMAVASTFAFESLYCIRGFVIQSILSDIITSIHIDAYLALATADYDPSDDWLLSRCVSQALWQASGSVMDELQSRVPALLEVMHGCRVVFSFPVVSLVMWLGTQWSNFLYFLNESLYMESQFTKSQLASVTNIATSTYAGNGEENQVSPTCSFPVKNSLTSSPLTLLRKQKDDGIKCMLSSTDNKMLFQQTFSHPSRHDKSSVQYGLVLFSMVFVESGRPLGYMWDLLTQHVIWPLVPSVFSGCVVDALKRKLQAGGHTCAVSVRRLGWIKDVIQSSPRAATASPSTCVWQCRQDYLQGFAALRLSGWELMAATAAAAFATASERNDRYEQCGRDVLHGLFQMADTLPLLLVSAVALRLSPNFFTQSALDQTEIVNQLRSIQHWCPLYHAFLGSFYDECGMSEAQVDEAHLRRHLAFSGSSLGCYQVLEGLQSVQRKIDRPVRGVAPPSLDGPWSVEFREVSFRYSDRHPYVLRRVSFVVNKGEFLGIAGYSGSGKTTLLRLLNRTYAPTEGDIFVNGVHISQYPARMLRRRIANVWQEENNLRFIEDLSIGGNIALGNLWDCSDENICAALSASRALNFVQKRSSGIHAPLNVREFSGGEVERLCIARAFVKAGSAVGLCIFDEPTSAIDTITEGEIFDTLRLREGNNLLRDSTIIIVAHRLATLKHADKIVVLNEGMVAEVGSWETLSRTGPHSCFSRMRQSQQLPHFVKK, from the coding sequence ATGCACGCGAGAATAAATATACGTAACGCCGTGTTTGTACCACTTGGCATTTCCATATGCGCCGCTGCCGTTGTTATCGCAGCTCGAGCATTATTACGCGAAAGGGCGAGGCCTGCGGTTCTTTTGGATTGCGAGCGGAAGGCATATGAAATACTTGAGATGCTTACGAGggcaacaataaaaacagaTGGGCACGACAGTAAGCAGACGGAATGCAAAGATGACGCCTCCATCGCCATTTTTTTGAATTGCAACGGGGTGGAGTCCATACACGTGAGGACTTTAGTGTTTAACCACAATATCATGCAACTTCCGTCCGTGTTTGCAGTTCACTGCGGCTTGATGAAGAATTCGCACCCGGACCATCTTCTTGTTTGCGACATTTGGAACTGTCTCATGGCGTTGGTGAACTGCAGCATCCGTGACATTTTATTGGATGATGGCGTTGCATTGTGTATCCTCGACGATGTAAAAGCTGAGGAAGTCTTGGCACTGTGCATGCTGTTGCGAGGTAAATACTCAATCGCGCGGTATCCGCCTGCTGCTCAAGCCGATGTTGTGGTACAGGAGTTTCCTGAAGAGCTGTATTTGGGTTTAATTACTGCCTATAACAGAAAACGCTCGCTTCAATCCGGAATAACTTCTTTTTGGAAGCTAATGTGCTCCTCGTGCTCCATTCCGCAACTTGTCACCTTGGCGGCTACCGTATTGTTCTCACCAGAGGTTATTCTGAAATGCATTCTGGGGATGCATGCTTTCGTCCACTGGCGACCTATCTACGCGGCGGAGATTGGAAAGAGTCTAAACGGCGATGTGTCACCCAAGCTGTCGCCATTCCGGTTTATCATAAAGCAACTTATGGGGCTTCCAGCGACTTTTGTGTCGATGGCGGTTGCGTCAACGTTTGCCTTTGAGTCGTTGTACTGCATCCGTGGATTTGTTATCCAATCCATCCTATCGGATATTATTACTTCTATTCACATTGATGCCTATTTGGCGCTGGCTACGGCCGACTACGATCCTTCTGATGATTGGCTTCTCTCCCGTTGTGTATCGCAGGCTCTTTGGCAGGCCTCAGGTTCGGTGATGGATGAGCTGCAGAGTCGAGTGCCTGCACTACTTGAAGTGATGCACGGGTGTCGAGTCGTCTTCAGTTTTCCAGTGGTTTCTCTAGTCATGTGGTTAGGGACTCAATGGAGTAATTTCCTGTACTTTCTTAATGAAAGCCTTTACATGGAGTCGCAGTTTACAAAGAGCCAATTAGCTTCAGTCACTAATATCGCTACTTCCACTTATGCAGGAAATGGAGAGGAAAATCAGGTGTCTCCCACCTGCTCATTTCCCGTCAAAAATTCCTTGACCTCGTCGCCCCTAACCCTTCTACGGAAACAGAAGGATGACGGAATAAAGTGTATGTTATCATCTACGGACAACAAAATGTTGTTTCAACAGACTTTCTCCCACCCCTCCCGTCACGACAAGTCGTCAGTGCAGTACGGTTTGGTGCTCTTTTCAATGGTATTCGTGGAGTCCGGTAGACCACTTGGCTACATGTGGGACCTTCTCACACAACACGTGATATGGCCTTTAGTACCTTCCGTGTTCAGCGGATGCGTTGTGGACGCATTGAAGCGGAAATTACAAGCAGGCGGCCACACATGCGCTGTAAGTGTGCGACGGCTTGGATGGATAAAAGACGTTATTCAAAGCTCACCGCGAGCAGCGACTGCGAGTCCGTCCACTTGTGTTTGGCAGTGCCGTCAGGATTATCTTCAGGGATTTGCAGCACTTCGTCTTTCCGGGTGGGAGTTGATGGCAGCCACGGCGGCTGCCGCCTTCGCAACAGCGTCGGAGCGGAATGATCGTTATGAGCAGTGCGGGCGTGATGTTTTGCACGGGTTGTTTCAGATGGCTGACACGTTGCCACTTTTGCTTGTTTCAGCAGTGGCTCTACGTTTATCACCTAACTTTTTTACGCAATCGGCGTTGGATCAAACCGAGATAGTGAATCAGTTGCGTTCAATTCAACACTGGTGTCCATTGTATCACGCATTCCTCGGCTCTTTTTACGACGAGTGCGGTATGAGTGAAGCGCAAGTCGATGAGGCTCACCTCCGGCGGCACCTCGCTTTTAGCGGAAGTTCACTGGGGTGTTATCAAGTTTTGGAGGGTTTGCAATCAGTTCAGCGGAAAATTGATCGACCCGTACGAGGCGTTGCCCCTCCTTCACTGGATGGACCATGGAGTGTGGAGTTTCGTGAAGTTTCTTTTAGATACAGCGACAGACATCCTTATGTCCTCCGGCGAGTCTCATTTGTCGTAAACAAGGGAGAGTTCCTTGGCATTGCCGGCTACAGCGGGTCTGGGAAAACAACACTTCTCCGTCTGCTCAATCGAACATATGCTCCAACGGAAGGAGACATTTTTGTGAATGGAGTACATATAAGCCAATACCCTGCTCGCATGTTGAGGCGCCGAATAGCCAACGTGTGGCAAGAAGAGAACAACTTGAGATTCATTGAGGATCTTTCCATCGGGGGAAATATTGCATTGGGTAATCTCTGGGATTGCAGTGATGAAAACATTTGCGCGGCACTTTCCGCTTCACGTGCGCTCAACTTCGTGCAGAAGCGTTCATCCGGAATTCATGCACCTTTAAATGTGCGTGAGTTTAGTGGCGGTGAAGTGGAACGTCTTTGCATCGCACGTGCTTTCGTAAAAGCCGGCTCAGCTGTTGGTCTCTGCATTTTCGATGAACCTACAAGTGCAATTGATACCATAACTGAAGGAGAAATCTTCGATACGCTGCGGCtccgtgagggaaacaatTTACTACGGGATtctaccattattattgtggCGCACCGTCTTGCGACATTAAAGCATGCGGATAAAATTGTAGTTCTTAATGAAGGAATGGTTGCTGAGGTGGGAAGTTGGGAGACACTTTCCAGAACAGGGCCTCACTCATGCTTTTCGAGGATGCGTCAGTCGCAGCAATTGCCCCATTttgtgaaaaaataa
- a CDS encoding adenosine transporter 2 — MAMLGFESTAEFFVYLTFIFFGMSVMNVTNAIYSNYDYFSEYYKFAQRNADAISSNPSFWKHMFTYYNVVVFTMQVLLEAFMLTPLGRRIPISWRLIFGLTIPMVEIIVILVIPEVGGSEDGAIATMMIVAFVGGISKTLCDSSNAALAGPFPTKFYGAIVWGLAVSGLMTSFMSIVIKASMDSSFESKRVQSQIYFGLVMLLQVVACVLLFLLRKNPYAIKYAAEFRYAARKDGKTDDGEDENDAKGTGPADEDGYPDEKENKNVLNADIDPDKMKDTDQVEGTTNAQQMLDASVMVVVKRIWPMLLSCFFVFFATLLVFPGVFFAVKGSMDLNNFWYFPVAIAMFNLGDFLSRLVLQFKRLHVSPRMVLIGSFARALLIIPLSLCVSGAIPGVGVPFTVSLLWGLTNGYFGGLSMIYGPRTGSLTTAGQRSLAAICINVALLMGLFTGAMFALAVKEGLPE; from the coding sequence ATGGCAATGCTTGGTTTTGAGTCGACAGCTGAATTTTTTGTCTATCTCACGTTTATCTTTTTTGGGATGTCGGTGATGAATGTGACGAATGCCATTTACTCGAATTATGATTATTTCTCGGAATATTACAAGTTTGCGCAGCGTAATGCAGATGCGATATCCTCCAATCCATCATTCTGGAAGCACATGTTCACGTATTAtaatgttgttgtgtttacgATGCAAGTGCTTTTGGAGGCTTTTATGCTCACACCATTGGGCCGACGGATTCCTATTAGTTGGCGTCTCATCTTTGGACTCACAATTCCTATGGTGGAGATTATTGTGATTTTAGTGATCCCTGAAGTTGGAGGAAGCGAAGATGGTGCTATCGCAACTATGATGAtagttgcttttgttggtggTATTTCCAAAACACTTTGTGACTCCAGCAATGCTGCACTTGCGGGACCGTTTCCGACTAAATTCTATGGTGCCATCGTGTGGGGTCTTGCTGTCTCTGGCCTCATGACTTCATTTATGTCTATTGTTATCAAAGCATCGATGGACAGCAGTTTTGAAAGCAAGAGAGTTCAGTCCCAAATATACTTTGGATTAGTCATGCTTCTTCAGGTGGTTGCATgcgtccttctttttcttctgagGAAAAACCCATATGCCATTAAATATGCTGCAGAATTTAGGTATGCTGCGAGGAAGGATGGAAAAACAGATGATGGCGAAGATGAAAACGATGCAAAGGGAACAGGACCAGCAGACGAAGATGGGTATCctgatgaaaaagagaacaagaATGTATTGAATGCTGATATTGATCCAGATAAGATGAAGGATACGGATCAGGTTGAAGGCACTACCAACGCTCAGCAGATGCTTGACGCGAGTGTTATGGTTGTGGTGAAACGCATTTGGCCCATGTTGCTatcttgcttttttgtgttctttgcGACACTTTTGGTCTTCCCTGGTGTATTCTTTGCCGTTAAAGGCTCGATGGATCTTAATAACTTTTGGTACTTTCCCGTTGCCATTGCCATGTTCAACTTGGGTGATTTCTTGTCTCGTCTTGTGCTGCAGTTCAAGCGGTTGCATGTGTCTCCGCGTATGGTTTTGATTGGTTCATTTGCACGTGCACTTTTGATaattcctctttctctttgtgtGTCCGGTGCAATTCCTGGTGTGGGGGTTCCTTTTACCGTTTCTCTCCTTTGGGGTCTCACAAATGGTTACTTTGGTGGCCTTTCAATGATTTATGGACCACGTACGGGATCCCTCACCACAGCGGGTCAACGCTCTCTTGCCGCCATTTGCATTAATGTTGCCCTTCTTATGGGTCTTTTTACTGGTGCTATGTTTGCGTTGGCTGTTAAGGAGGGACTTCCTGAATAA
- a CDS encoding iron/ascorbate oxidoreductase family protein,putative: protein MSRASLPVIDVSPLFGGEAAAKERVSKQIDNACRTWGFFYIVGHPIQQEQIERVLDVAKNYFSLPMEEKLKLDIRKSKLYRGYIAFGAEDPDDAKVYGYEGFNMGHHLPKHHPEVMAGVPLRGPNIHPTQVKGWAEEMENQYDDMWALSLVILRAMALGLGLREDFFDSKFMDPMCELNIKHYPSPTTTGKKSHLLIEHADFCAITLLYQDGVGGLQIRGLSGELMDVPPVEGSFVVNIGDMMEMWTNGQYRSTMHRVVPRSGTRYSMPFFCVPNPNVIIKCLDNCHSEENPPRYPPVRAVDWILKRFAEVFSLAKPKM from the coding sequence ATGTCACGCGCATCGCTTCCTGTTATTGATGTTTCGCCCCTCTTTGGTGGTGAAGCTGCAGCAAAGGAAAGGGTCTCCAAGCAAATTGATAATGCGTGCAGAACATGGGGCTTCTTCTACATTGTGGGGCATCCGATCCAGCAGGAGCAGATTGAGAGGGTGCTAGATGTAGCGAAGAATTATTTTTCACTCCCCATGGAAGAGAAGCTCAAATTGGACATTCGTAAAAGTAAGTTGTATCGTGGTTATATTGCTTTTGGGGCCGAGGACCCCGATGATGCTAAGGTCTACGGCTACGAGGGGTTCAATATGGGGCACCATCTTCCGAAGCACCACCCAGAGGTTATGGCAGGAGTGCCGCTCCGAGGACCGAACATCCACCCCACTCAGGTAAAGGGCTGGgcggaggaaatggaaaatcAATATGACGATATGTGGGCCCTTTCACTTGTTATCCTGCGCGCTATGGCACTGGGACTCGGTCTGCGGGAAGATTTCTTCGACTCCAAGTTTATGGATCCGATGTGTGAATTGAATATAAAGCATTACCCTTCCCCAACCACTACAGGCAAAAAATCTCATTTGCTTATTGAGCACGCTGACTTTTGCGCTATTACATTACTCTATCAAGACGGTGTGGGTGGCTTGCAAATTCGGGGACTTTCCGGAGAGCTGATGGATGTGCCACCTGTTGAAGGAAGTTTTGTTGTCAACATTGGAGACATGATGGAGATGTGGACCAATGGCCAATACCGTTCTACCATGCACCGTGTTGTTCCGAGAAGTGGCACACGGTACTCCATGCCTTTTTTCTGTGTTCCAAACCCGAATGTCATTATTAAGTGCCTCGACAACTGTCATTCGGAGGAGAATCCACCAAGGTACCCTCCAGTGCGGGCTGTTGACTGGATTTTGAAGCGGTTTGCGGAAGTGTTTTCGCTTGCAAAACCTAAAATGTAG